GTTCCAGGGCGTGTCACCAGTGTGAAGGGACGCCTGCATGGCTCAGAGCCGCCCTGCTCACACAAAGTTCTGAGCTATGGCCAACACCTTGGAATACTCGCCTTCCCTCTTGCGAAGGCTGGATGGGATGGGTGTTTTAATCCGAGTCCCCACAGGGTTCCCATTGTCCTCGATGAGGACCACGTTGTTGGAGTCAAACCTTGGAGTCATCCGGGGGCCAGGCATGCGGTGCCCCACAATGAGTGCTCTCTTCTTCTGCCCCCTGATGGCCAGCAGGATCTGATCGCCTACCTTGCCCACCCCACTCTTGTTGTAGACGTGGATGCACCGAGGAGGCCGATGGTAGGGGGTGTTCCCCAGGGCACTGTTGTCCACCACGCGCACCCGAGTCATCTTCTGGATTGCCCCGAGGCTCCCAGAGGTGCtagtgggagagaaaaggagtCTGTGACACAGACCTCTCTGGGCACAGGGCACAGGTCTCAGACAGCCGGGAGGTGCACGTTAGCCACATGCATAGACATGCATGTACACGCTGAGCAGGGATGACCCCGGACCCAAAATAAAGTCAGGGGTTTGTGAAGCCTTAACTACTGATTTCCTTGTAACTGAGAACATCTTAGAcagtgtgctggcacacacctgcaatcccagcacttgagaagctgaggcaggaggatcacaggctTGAGGCCAGCCCGTGTTCCTCAGTGAGACCCGCCTTCATAAACTAAGAGCTTCTACTGGGTGTCAAGATTCCAGTTTTTCTCCGACAACAAACTTCACGGACTACTTCACCCGCAGCCTTTGCTTTCTGCGTGTCGGGGAGAACTAAAGGAATCTCTACAGGCAGCCTCACCCCTGCCGATCCTGCAGAACCTGCTTCCCCGGGTGCAGCCCTACCCTGCTCTCATGGAGTCTGGGACCCGGAGACTCTGGTTGAGGGATCCTGACACAACACGGCAGAAAGCAGACACTGTCCAGGCAACAACTTCGTAACGCTAGCAAAGGGGCTTGGCTTGGCTTTGGAGACGGGTCTTCTAGGTTGCCAAACTCCTGACagcaagtgatcctcctgccttagcctccaaaGTGGGAAGACGGAGCCATGGCCCGCAGCACACCACCCCCAGGCCCGATCCTTTCCAGAAACAGAATGCTATTACCAGCAGACCCAGTCTGGCCACTGGGATTTCCATCTCCTGATGTTCACCCTAAGGGGGGTTTTCTCCAGCACAATCCCCCAGTCTCTGACCCTTTCTCTGCTCGCCCCGCCCCAGGGTTCCAGCTATGATTCACCTCTGGGCCAGGTcgctcctttgtttagccttgaCTTAGCCTGCAGAGCTCCCTCCGACGACGTATGCTACACATGccgcaaactcaggtcctgagtTCGAGTTCGCGATCCTCAGAAACTCCCTTTCTAGGTGCCTCTACCTCCTTCCTCGACAGACAGCTCTCCTCAGACCTGGCAAGCACTCACCAAACCGCTCGCTGCTCTATTATACTCATCGTGTTCATTTTAAAAACTCCTTCTCCTTacttggtgtgtgcacatgtacacacgtgtggaggtcagaggacaactgacgGGCTGGTactctccttccgccatgtgggtcctagggatggaactcatgAGGTCACCAGGCTGGTGGCAGCCCCCATTCCTGAGGAGCCAGCTCCCCGTTCTCACCCCTCTTAGAGTCAGCGGCTCCACAGTCGGTTCTGAGGCTGGCCTCGGGAgctgttctgctgtgggatgttctgtatgtcctgtgggagcccgttctcgggttcctcgaggctttacccagcaggtcggcatagaggatgattaggaccacgggcctgagtgcaggtgtctgagatggtctgcacttggctgtgctgtgggatggtctttatgtcaaattgctctgattggtcaataaataaaacctgattggctgtggctaggcaggaagtataggtgggactaacagagaggagaaataaaaggacaggaaggcagaaggagtcactgccagccgccgccaggacaagcagcatgtgaagacaccggtaagccacgagccacggtatagatttgtggaaacgGGTtactttaagctataagaacagttagccagaagcctgccacagccatacagtttgtatgcaatataagtctctgtgtttacttggttgggtctgagcggctgtgggactggcgggtgacaaagatttgtcctgactgtgggccaggcaggaaaactctagctacactgttcTGCACTGGGATCCATTCTCACCCATGGCTGAGGATGCAGTAAAGATGGGTAGCACCAGATCTCAAAGGGGAAGGCACTGTGGCTGGGGTGGAGCCGTCTTGGCTTGGCAAAGAAGCATGTGCTGACAAGAACTGTGCAATTTTGTGATTAAAGAATAATTTTGCCGTGTTTTGTGATGCAAGAATACAATCCTGTCAGAGACTGGGCAGGAAGATGGCAAGTTCAAAGTCAATGTGGgctacagagttcaaggccagcttggggaaCTTCGTGAGACCGTATCTCAAAACCAAAGAGTAAAGCAGATGgccggtagcacacacctgtaaccctagtgctcaggaagcaggagagggaagatggccagcctggtctacatggaaaTATCCAGGCCTGCTACAGCTCTATAGTGAAACTCTGTTGCATAAAGCACATGAAAACAACGAAAATCAAAGTAAATGTAAAGGAGGGTTGGCTGAAAACCCTAGATTCAATCCAtagtcctgaaaaaaaaatcatcttaaaaacgtttgggggccggagagatggctcagtggttaagagcaccaactgctcttccagaggtcctgagttcaattcccagcaaccacatggtggctcacaaccatctgtaatgagatctggtgccctcttctgtatacataataaataaataaatcttttaaaaaaaaaagtttggggtggtacacacctttaatcccagcacttgggaggcaggcagatctctgtgagttcaaggccagcctggtctacagagctagttctaggacagccatggctccacagagaaaccctgtctccaaaaaaggaagaaagaaaagaaaagaaaagtttgggGTCAGtaagctggctcagcaggcaaaggtgcttgccaccaagcccaacgacctgagttggatccctaaGAGCCACACTGTGGAGAGAAGCAACTTCTGCAagctgtcctgtgacttccaAATGTGTACCGTGATACCTGCATGCCcaaatctgtgtgtgtctgtctgtctctgtctgtctgtctctctctctctctctctgtctctcacacacacagtgatttttttgttttttaatgtaaggTGTTCTAAAGCCCTGGGAATGACAGACAGGATCAAGAGCTGTGACTCTAAGGAACCGGCATGGACTGAAGACAGCTTCCACCATAGGCCATGCTTTCCTGCACCCGAGATAGAATCTGCATGTCTGTCCTAGCCCTTCCCCGTGCTGACCAAATCCCAGCTCCGACTGGCCCATGACACCTCCCTGAGTCTCCTCTCCCATTCTAGTCACCACAGGATCCAGTCAGGGCAGCAGGCTTACCCAGGGACACTTCTTAAGAATAAGACGTCAAGCATTACCTGAAGCAGCGCTGGCCGAATGCTCTGCTGGCGTGGGCAAGGGGGCCCCAGAGCCCAATAAGGACAGCCATGGGATCCCAAGATGGCAAACCTGCAGGAGAGGGCACAGAGCCTGTTTGTATGGGGACATGTGTGGGAGAGGACACGGTCACACAAGTTCATTAGTCACTAACTACGAGTCTCAGTGTTTGAATGCTACACGATGATTAGACACAACTCCAGCTCCCAATTCTGCTGAGTCACATTCCCACAGGTCAGCGGGGCTGGCCCTCAACAGTTCTGCTGTAACAGACCCGCAGAGAGAATGCTGACAGCCTGCAGCCTCCCGGGCAACAGAAAACAGGAGTCCAGCACACCCGAGCTAGCACAACTTCCCAGGAGGGCCCCCAAACTCAACACCGTCCTGACACCTTCTTACCCTCCGAAACCCACTTCAGCACCCTGGGAGAGAGCACATTAGCCAGGCCTGCAATCTCAGTTAGTCTGGAGAGGAGGACCACATTCCACACCTGGCCagactacagagagagttctaggttGGCCAGGGTAATTTACCAAGATCCTGTATTAAAAACTCttcagccaggtatggtggctcacaccggTAATCCCGGCACACTGAAGCTGGAGGATGAAAAGTTCAAGACCTGTGCTATGTAGTGagctctgggccagcctgggctacatgagaccctgtctcaaagaaattaagacacaaaacatgccaggcagtggtggtgcacacctttaatcccaatgagaggcagaggctctctatgagttcgaggtcagcctagtctacagagagagttccaagacagccagctacatagtgagaccctgtctggaaaaacaaaaccaaaaaaaaaagacaaaacaaaatttggagctgtagagatggctcagtggttaagagcacccactgttcttgcagaggtcttgggtttggtttccagcacccacatggtggctcacaacggtctgtaactcccgttccaggggtCAGGCATCcctctggcctctttgggaaccaggcacacatgttGTGATCTATACATATGGAGGCAAACACTGgtacacatgaaacaaaaataaatttttaaaagggttgtgaatatagctcagtggtagtgtgcttACACATACCTTGCGTCCAATCCATAGTGCTAAAAGGGGGGTACAAATGTCACCTGTCACATATCACCCTTCCCCCAAATATGAATGCCAGGACACCTGTAGAGCCCAAGGTCAGCAAAGTAGAGCCAAAGCCGCCCTGGCCAAGGCACTGACCAGTCTATATTTGGGTGAGTCTCCCCCACAGCACTGTGGCATGGAAAAACTTCCACAGACAAGAGACAGCTACAGCACCTTGGGGTCAGGAGTCCAGTTCACAGAACTCGGTCACATAGAAGTCAACAGGTCCTGTAGGGCATGAGCGTGGCTGCGTCATGGCAAGGAAAACTGCCACCAACCGACGGGGATCCCAGCTGTAGGCAGCCAGCTCTTCCACCCAGACACCTGACCATAGAGGGCACCACTGGAGAGCCCCAGAGCTATGCCTGGGCACCGGAGTATTTACACACAGCTCTGCCTAGTGAAGCTTCAACACGCCTGCCTCAGATAAGACTATTTAATAAAGGTGGGAGAGAATGCACCAGACACTTCCACAGAAATACCTGGGCATTCCACAAATGCCCGTCACTGAGAGCCTAGCCTCAAATCCCATCACCCAGTGTTCTCCTTGGGACATCTGTGAAGTGCTGGCCCACTCCATGATCAGAAAACGTGCAGCAGTTGGCAGCTAACCTAGGCAAGCCTGAGCACTGGACACACAGAGACCAACGGGAGAGGCCAGCTTTACTAACGTGAAGATCCTGGGCAAGTGAGCTATGCAGATCACCCAGCACAGGCTGGACGCCCATGCCGACcagttctcttcctcttcccatctcatcggatagatgaggaaactgaggacaCAGAGCACTAGACAGAGCCCCACAACCAGTCAAGGGCAGAACCAGAACCTCAGCCACGGCCTCAGGCCCTCCCTCGGCACCCCTCAGGCTTTGAgttgttgggtccctgttttctTGATGAACCTTTGCTGTGGCGGTTACAGGTCAAGTCATCTCACTCAAACATCACTGTGCAGTGCACACCTTTACCGACCTcactgtcttcacacacacacacacacacacacttgaccaAGGCGACACAGTGCAGAGTAACAAGGCTGAAATCTGAACCACACGAGCCCGCTATGGCAACCTCAAGTATTTCAACAACTGTTCACACGCTCTACTTCCACCAAGAATACTGACATCTGCCTGGTGTGCAGGTGCATGCCtccatgccagcactcaggaggcagaggcaggggttgagaccaacctggtctcacagcaagttccaggatagccagggtgaTATAGATAGACCTCCAtctcaaaaacttaaaacaaacaaacaaaaaatggcatTACATGTCCACCTGATTGACGGGCACCTCCCTGCCTGCTGAAAGACTTGAAATACCAGGTGAAGAGGATTCTTTTCAATCCAACCCAGAGCTTCGGCTGTGTTCTGTGGTGCTGGATTGCACACAGCACCTTGACCCTCTCGAGCGCTGCACCCATCTAAGTTCTGAAGACAATCTGAAGTGTAGGCAGCAAGAAGGGCTCACGCTCTAATCACAACTAAAAAACCACCACGGCTCTGAAGGGCAGCCTGCCTGCACCTTCAACCTCAACCACGCTGCGCCATCGGATGCCAGCAGGCCTCCAGGCTCGCTCCCAGAGGAAAGGGACTCCTTCGACATTCAAAATGAATCGAATGCAGCCCACAGTTGATCCTTCTAACTGCTAAACGACGGGCCCAGGTCTCCACTTGGCACCCGCTTTCAGCTGGCCCTGTGACCCATGCCCCTCTCTGCCTACTGAGTCTGACCTGGTCCCAAGCCTTTTTTTCCAAGTGAGCTGCAGCCCCATCTACACGGGGACACCCTGGTATCCCGTGCTGATGGAAATGTCACTGAGATAATGTTCAGTACACTGAGGGGACCGACCCTCGAATATACTAGGACAGTGACATACCACTGAGACACACATCTCAGCCCGAGACTCATTCTGCCAAGCCAGAAATTGAACCCAGTGCCTCAAAAATGCTAGGCAAGCTTTctaccacagagatccaccctcaTTGAACTGCCCAGACATGCCATGAACTTGGCATCCTTCAGTCTCAGCTTCTGAGGtcgctgggatcacaggcctatGGACATCAGGCCACTAGGTCTGGTTTTTGGGTAATTCTGGATGTCCCTTCACATTCTACTCCTTCCTACTTACTACCCCAAATTCAGGAACTTAGAAGGACATCTCAAATGACCACAGGAAATGGGAAGGCAGGAGCTCTGTACTCCAGTACAGGGGTCATGCCTCCAGGAAAGACTTTGACTTTCTTAAGGCCCATGGTTACTCTCACTCTTACTGTGACTCTAACCTCTGACCTCAACCCCAGCTGACTTAGCAACCTTAGTTTCCTGTGGCCCTAAGGCAGTCACAGATCTCACCTATATGCCTTATTCCTCAAGACAACAGCTCCTCCCATACTGGGAAAAGATCTCAAGTCCCAAAAAACATTAGGAGTGCAATGAATGAATTAgctgttcaccaccaccaccaccccaccccccactcctcacccctcTCCATGAGACATGGGAACCTCACAGGCAACCCCTCTAGGAGTTCCCTGCTGCCAACTTGGTGCTAGTGGTGGAGGAAGTCCATGCTTTGTCTGCAGACTCCTGGAAGCATCTCCCAGTCTAGTAGGACAATGTCCACATCACTCAATAACCGCTCCGGAGCTACGGAACAGCAATGAATGTCAAAGAAACTCTTGAGAAGCCTTTACATTCTCTGCTAGCATGAGTCCATCCTGCAGACCCAGGACCTGAGGCTCGGCAGACCTGGGCACACAGAATTCTgagtctcttcctcagccttgtgTTTGCCCAGGCAGTCCTCGGTATATCTTTCTTTATGACACTCACATTCAGATGGAGTCAGGTTTTTTGGAAGATTCCAAGGCCAGAGGCAGCCTTTCATGTGATTTCCTGGTCAACTACGAACACTACCCTCCCATTTCAGAGTGTGAATCACAACCTCTCCTTCACAGGGCAGGGTGGAGATGATTTAATAGGTCTAAGAAGCAGGCCCCTTTCCCATCGAGACTCAACTAACTCTCCACTGTGCTGCAGAGACACATTGGTGAGGTGTCCACTAGCCTTATCACATGCACGTCCCACTGGAATGCATGCTTCATGGAGGCAGGGCCCAGTACCTGCCCTGCTTAGTACTCTAGGGTGGAGAGCCACTGACATATGACTACCGCTCAGAATTGCCAAGTGGACAGAACTGACTTGCAGTTCAATGTGGAGCTCAGTTTCCACgttctgtgagcttgtgtgtttTGACTTTTTTCACGCACCCAAACTGCGGATGTttaagagcagtggttctcaatcagactgcaacccacagacagaaccagggaggctacctagcaggggggaccctaggatgactgtggcttattataagttttggttttactcaatcactgggcaagcttcagtgaaacatttcactattaggataagaatttgtactgtatcaagctgatgatagaaaaaataaaaattttatggttgggggccaccacaattaaaaaaaaaaaaagcagtggttctcaacctatgggtctcgACCCCTGGTGGGTGGAATGACTTTTTCACAGGggccacctaagaccactggaaaaacacagctatttaccatttataacagtagcaacattatagttatgaagtagtaacaaataattttatggttgggggtcagccctgtattaaagagttgcagtattaggaatgttgagaaccactgatttagggATTCATCTTAAActagctttctttccttttttgggggggtaggtAGTTTTCAAACTAAGGGCTAGAAGAGCAATTAAGTAAGGAAGCATCCACGCTTGGCATGCTTTGTGAGAAAAGAAAGCACCAGCATTTGCGGATATTTATCTGTTATTATGAGTGTCATGGTGCACATGCAGCGGGCAACTCTGGGGTCAgatccctccttccacctttacatgggttctgggtagCGGACTTAGGTGCTCAGACTTGCGCATAAGCATGTTGCCGCCCTGCTCAGCCGCCCTGCTCAGCCATCGTTCCCCGGGTATCACTTGGGTGCTGAACTGTACAAAGTAACCAGCAGAGCAGCCCTCTATACACGTATGCCGCCACATACTGAGTATCACAGACCCATCCACTGTTtccaagccaggcctggtggcacacaccttcaagcCCAGCACTCCGAAGGCAAAGGCACTTGTCTGGCCTGCATTGATGTCCcgggttcaatctctagtaccaGGGGCAGGAGGACCGAGAAACAGGAGAGTCACTTttagttcaagggcagcctgggaattccagaccagcttcacctacagagaccctgtctccaaaaataaaacaaatcaaatgtataggaaaaaaggaaaaaagcaaaggcCTGAGCACTTTGAAGAATCAGAAAAAGACCTTTCCCATCATTCTAGACCAACAAATACTTGTATTTGTTGCTTAAACACTTGTTACTGTTTCCCTACCTGCGGATTCTCATTCTCTTTCAGGAAGTTTACTTTGTGTATACAGTTTAACCTCACACAAGTCTAACATGTTGCAATTCTCAAAGTATCCACACCAGAGGGCTTTCTTTGCTGAGTTCATTCCTAGGCacccaaaggaaacagaaaaacaaataagaacagGCAAGTGTAAGAGGCTGGACCAGCTGAGGACTGGCATCATCTTGCGGGAGGAGGAACCAAGTCAGAAATGGTACTACTGCTTGCCACCCCTCCCAGGTAAGAAGGCAACCAAGTCCAGACCAGAGCTCAAACTTCCTACCCAGTGCGCCCTGTAGGACAGGGGTATGGCTCAGATACAGTCCTACCCACTAAAAAACTtcaccaaaaacaaacacaacacacacatttatgtgtgtaaaggctggcacatgtttttaaaaactcaagaaataaaaagctgcctttgttgtggtggtgcacacctgtgatcccaataTTGGGGAGACAGGGCAGGGACATCAAGAGTTCAAGTCCCACATCAGCTACATagagattcaaggccagcctgagtttaATTAGattgtctccaaaagaaaacaaataaagccaggtggcggcgcacgcctttaatcccagcactcgggaggcataggcaggtggatctccaaagcaagttccaggaaaggcgcaaagctacacagagaaaccctgtctcgaaaaaaaaaaaaaatgaaaaaaaaaaagaaaagaaaagaaaacaaataaaacaacta
This DNA window, taken from Peromyscus maniculatus bairdii isolate BWxNUB_F1_BW_parent chromosome 21, HU_Pman_BW_mat_3.1, whole genome shotgun sequence, encodes the following:
- the Mrpl14 gene encoding large ribosomal subunit protein uL14m; translated protein: MAVLIGLWGPLAHASRAFGQRCFSTSGSLGAIQKMTRVRVVDNSALGNTPYHRPPRCIHVYNKSGVGKVGDQILLAIRGQKKRALIVGHRMPGPRMTPRFDSNNVVLIEDNGNPVGTRIKTPIPSSLRKREGEYSKVLAIAQNFV